From a single Arachis hypogaea cultivar Tifrunner chromosome 3, arahy.Tifrunner.gnm2.J5K5, whole genome shotgun sequence genomic region:
- the LOC112790911 gene encoding glutathione S-transferase T1: MLKVKVYADRMSQPSRAVLIFCKVNGIEFDEIKVEISKRQQLSPEFAAINPFKKLPAIVDGRFKLFESHAILIYLASAFPGIADHWYPADLSRRARIHSVLDWHHLNLRHGAAPFVLHSVLAPVLGLPLNPKAAAEAEKILISSLLKLENIWLKGNGRYLLGNLQPSIADLSLVCEIMQLELLDEKDRERILGPHKKVQEWIESTRNATRPHFDEVHKVLYKVKEIIQAKQSNQGDGVMQSKTKSPLPSKM, translated from the exons atgtTGAAGGTGAAGGTGTATGCGGACCGCATGTCCCAGCCATCTCGTGCCGTTCTTATCTTCTGCAA AGTTAATGGAATAGAATTCGACGAGATTAAAGTTGAAATCTCCAAAAGACAGCAGTTATCTCCCGAATTTGCAG CTATCAACCCTTTCAAGAAACTCCCTGCTATTGTTGATGGAAGATTCAAGCTATTCGAgag TCACGCAATTCTTATCTATCTTGCTTCTGCCTTTCCTGGTATTGCTGATCATTG GTACCCAGCTGATCTTTCTAGGAGAGCTAGAATTCACTCTGTGTTGGATTGGCATCACCTGAACTTGCGCCATGGGGCAG CTCCATTTGTTCTACATAGTGTGCTAGCTCCAGTACTGGGCCTACCACTTAACCCAAAAGCAGCTGCAGAAGCAGAGAAAATTTTGATATCATCACTGTTAAAATTAGAGAATATATGGCTCAAGGGGAATGGTCGGTACTTACTTGGCAACTTGCAACCGTCTATAGCGGACCTCAGCCTCGTCTGTGAAATTATGCAATTAGAG CTTTTAGATGAGAAGGATCGAGAACGTATTCTTGGCCCGCACAAGAAAGTTCAGGAATGGATTGAGAGCACAAGAAATGCAACAAGGCCTCATTTTGACGAAGTTCATAAGGTCCTCTATAAGGTCAAAGAGATCATTCAGGCGAAGCAATCTAATCAGGGAGATGGCGTGATGCAATCTAAGACTAAATCCCCGCTACCTTCAAAGATGTGA